The Streptomyces laurentii genome contains a region encoding:
- a CDS encoding IS4 family transposase (IS4 family transposase [Streptomyces hygroscopicus subsp. jinggangensis5008];~identified by MetaGeneAnnotator; putative), producing MFDRARVEVRPWHQEDRRHWVIARRSVRRPEEISYYIAYCPADTTLDRLIHVAGSRWAVEECFQTAKQECGLDDYQVRRWPGWHRHMTLAMAAHACLTVVRARELDTGKAETDPPAWTSPTEVEPEPEVVNKAISAPHRS from the coding sequence GTGTTCGACCGGGCCAGGGTCGAGGTCCGGCCCTGGCACCAGGAGGACCGCCGGCACTGGGTGATCGCACGCCGCAGTGTCCGCAGGCCCGAGGAGATCTCCTACTACATCGCCTACTGCCCCGCAGACACCACACTCGACCGGCTCATTCATGTCGCCGGCAGCCGGTGGGCGGTCGAGGAGTGCTTCCAGACCGCGAAACAGGAATGCGGTCTGGACGACTACCAGGTCCGGCGTTGGCCCGGCTGGCACCGCCACATGACCCTGGCCATGGCCGCCCACGCCTGCCTGACCGTCGTGCGGGCCCGGGAGCTCGACACCGGGAAAGCAGAAACGGATCCTCCGGCCTGGACCTCCCCCACAGAAGTTGAGCCAGAACCGGAAGTCGTGAACAAAGCCATCAGCGCACCGCACAGGAGTTGA
- a CDS encoding ligA protein (LigA [Streptomyces ghanaensis ATCC14672];~Tannase and feruloyl esterase; pfam07519;~identified by MetaGeneAnnotator; putative) has product MRLRPSRGVPLLAALLTGLTVLGPVSPAGAQEAGHCARQNRLHVPGAQRQEAACLPDLTTTGLTGTPYTDMTDQAGLSAKGTVNPSGVPGVQIDGYFPDDSRLNATHGWAHDAQFVIRLPDHWNGGLVVTGAPGTRRQYSTDTIISDEVLAQGFAYAATDKGNSGPDFFTDGREPGDAVAEWNRRVTELTKAAKQAVRQRYGSGPRRTYMTGISNAGYLTRWQLENRPELYDGGVDWEGVLWTTRGPNLLTSLPVTVARQFGEATDDDLIRAGFAPGSRFLWPYHEQAYWGLTQKIFRAEFDPAYDPACPGTTAGSTVEQIFAPCASDAAYDYTARPASVGKAVAKVALTGRIGKPLITLHGDLDTLLPIATDSDVYARMIDDRGRGALHRYYTVQDGTHADGLYDTYPDRLRPILPCYRSAFTVLRQWVEADVAPPADRVIERPASGDVVNSCAVR; this is encoded by the coding sequence ATGCGCCTGCGCCCGTCCCGAGGCGTCCCCCTGCTCGCCGCTCTGCTGACAGGGCTCACCGTCCTCGGCCCCGTCTCCCCCGCCGGGGCGCAGGAAGCCGGTCACTGCGCCCGGCAGAACCGCCTCCACGTACCCGGGGCCCAGCGCCAGGAGGCGGCCTGTCTGCCGGATCTGACGACGACGGGGCTCACCGGCACCCCGTACACGGACATGACCGACCAGGCCGGGCTCTCGGCGAAGGGCACCGTCAACCCGTCGGGGGTCCCCGGGGTCCAGATCGACGGCTACTTCCCCGACGACTCCCGGCTGAACGCCACCCACGGCTGGGCCCACGACGCCCAGTTCGTGATCCGGCTGCCCGACCACTGGAACGGCGGGCTCGTCGTCACCGGCGCCCCCGGCACCCGGCGCCAGTACTCCACCGACACGATCATCTCCGACGAGGTCCTCGCGCAGGGCTTCGCCTACGCCGCCACCGACAAGGGCAACAGCGGCCCCGACTTCTTCACCGACGGGCGCGAGCCGGGCGACGCGGTCGCCGAATGGAACCGCCGGGTGACCGAGCTGACGAAGGCCGCCAAGCAGGCCGTACGGCAGCGGTACGGCAGCGGCCCGCGGCGCACGTACATGACGGGCATCTCCAACGCCGGGTATCTGACCCGCTGGCAGCTGGAGAACCGGCCAGAGCTGTACGACGGCGGGGTCGACTGGGAGGGCGTTCTGTGGACCACCCGCGGCCCCAACCTGCTCACCAGCCTGCCGGTCACGGTGGCCCGTCAGTTCGGCGAGGCCACCGACGACGACCTGATCCGGGCCGGCTTCGCGCCCGGCTCGCGCTTCCTGTGGCCATACCACGAGCAGGCTTACTGGGGGCTGACTCAGAAGATCTTCCGCGCCGAGTTCGACCCCGCGTACGACCCCGCCTGCCCGGGGACGACGGCCGGTTCGACGGTGGAGCAGATCTTCGCCCCGTGCGCCTCGGACGCCGCGTACGACTACACGGCGCGGCCCGCGTCGGTAGGGAAGGCGGTGGCAAAGGTGGCGCTGACCGGGCGGATCGGCAAGCCGCTGATCACATTGCACGGCGATCTGGACACCCTGCTGCCGATCGCCACCGACTCGGACGTGTACGCGCGGATGATCGATGACCGCGGCCGGGGCGCCCTGCACCGCTACTACACCGTGCAGGACGGGACGCATGCCGACGGCCTCTACGACACGTACCCGGACCGGCTGCGGCCGATCCTGCCCTGCTACCGCTCGGCGTTCACGGTGCTGCGGCAGTGGGTGGAGGCGGATGTCGCCCCGCCCGCGGACCGGGTGATCGAGCGGCCCGCGAGCGGTGACGTGGTCAACTCCTGTGCGGTGCGCTGA
- a CDS encoding methyltransferase (S-adenosylmethionine binding site [chemical binding];~S-adenosylmethionine-dependent methyltransferases (SAM or AdoMet-MTase), class I; AdoMet-MTases are enzymes that use S-adenosyl-L-methionine (SAM or AdoMet) as a substrate for methyltransfer, creating the product S-adenosyl-L-homocysteine (AdoHcy); cd02440;~identified by MetaGeneAnnotator; putative;~methyltransferase [Streptomyces cattleya NRRL 8057 = DSM46488]) → MGRMSDDPTHIREFFGARAAHWEDRFPDDGPAYAAAVAGLGLRPGDAVLDAGCGTGRALPPLRAAVGTAGTVIGADLTPEMLAEAARRNRDRDGTLLLADVARLPLRDGALDAVFGAGLISHLADPARELGELARVVRPGGLLALFHPIGRAALAARHGRRITDDDLRAEPNLRPMLARSGWRMRSYVDEDERYLVLAARGTE, encoded by the coding sequence ATGGGGCGCATGAGCGATGACCCCACACATATACGGGAGTTCTTCGGCGCCCGCGCCGCCCACTGGGAAGACCGGTTTCCCGACGACGGACCCGCCTATGCCGCCGCCGTCGCCGGCCTCGGGCTGCGCCCCGGGGACGCGGTCCTCGACGCGGGCTGCGGCACCGGACGGGCGCTGCCCCCGCTGCGGGCCGCGGTCGGGACCGCGGGCACGGTGATCGGGGCGGACCTGACACCCGAGATGCTCGCCGAGGCCGCCCGGCGGAACCGGGACCGGGACGGGACTCTGCTGCTCGCCGACGTGGCACGGCTTCCGCTGCGCGACGGCGCGCTGGACGCCGTGTTCGGCGCCGGGCTGATCTCGCACCTCGCCGACCCGGCCCGGGAACTCGGCGAACTCGCCCGGGTGGTACGGCCCGGCGGACTCCTCGCCCTCTTCCACCCGATCGGCCGGGCCGCCCTCGCCGCCCGCCACGGGCGGCGGATCACCGACGACGACCTGAGGGCCGAACCGAACCTCCGCCCGATGCTGGCCCGTTCGGGCTGGCGGATGCGTTCGTACGTGGACGAGGACGAGCGCTACCTGGTGCTCGCCGCACGCGGTACGGAGTGA
- a CDS encoding threonine synthase (Pyridoxal-phosphate dependent enzyme; pfam00291;~Threonine synthase [Streptomyces albus J1074];~Tryptophan synthase beta superfamily (fold type II); this family of pyridoxal phosphate (PLP)-dependent enzymes catalyzes beta-replacement and beta-elimination reactions. This CD corresponds to aminocyclopropane-1-carboxylate deaminase (ACCD), tryptophan...; cl00342;~catalytic residue [active];~identified by MetaGeneAnnotator; putative;~pyridoxal 5'-phosphate binding pocket [chemical binding]), whose product MTTTSGTTDSLAVAQRSLGDSAVRYPLWPPLTSGCPKTSTEDVAYPAEVDYAYDRVPAGFFDQRLPHTGHERWAPLLPPLLAPGLGEGGTPLVELEPGVYVKDESRNPTWSHKDRLNRCTVSAALGAGAPGVVVASSGNHGASAAAFAARAGLRCVVLADPGVPPAMDAFLRAYGAVVLPVPKAARWPLTRRIAERFGLHPVSNMTRTHTGHAFGAEGYKTVAYEIHAELGVPAAVFVPTGYGELLFGIGKGFAELRRLGVTDRVPPLIACEPAAGGPLAAALDRGLPATRVEVGATGADGIACAVSGYRGVLAVRDSGGRSMLLTDECLRAAQAELARAGMWAELSAAAGLAGLRSCAVGEFDGPVVCVSTSSGFKGRGVGEDRSEPVPPEWEAVRARLRAAGLDD is encoded by the coding sequence ATGACCACGACATCCGGCACCACCGACTCACTCGCTGTCGCCCAGCGCTCGCTGGGCGACAGCGCCGTCCGCTACCCCTTATGGCCTCCGCTGACCAGCGGCTGCCCGAAGACCAGCACCGAGGACGTCGCGTACCCGGCCGAGGTCGACTACGCGTACGACCGCGTCCCCGCCGGCTTCTTCGACCAGCGGCTCCCGCACACCGGTCACGAGCGATGGGCCCCGCTTCTCCCGCCGCTCCTGGCACCCGGCCTCGGCGAGGGCGGCACCCCGCTGGTGGAACTCGAACCCGGCGTCTACGTCAAGGACGAGTCCCGCAACCCCACCTGGAGCCACAAGGACCGGCTGAACCGCTGCACGGTCAGCGCCGCCCTGGGCGCGGGGGCACCCGGCGTCGTCGTCGCCTCCTCCGGCAACCACGGTGCCTCCGCCGCCGCGTTCGCGGCCCGCGCCGGACTGCGCTGCGTCGTCCTCGCCGACCCCGGGGTGCCGCCGGCGATGGACGCCTTCCTGCGCGCGTACGGCGCCGTCGTCCTGCCCGTGCCGAAGGCGGCCCGCTGGCCGCTCACCCGGCGGATCGCGGAGCGATTCGGGCTCCACCCGGTCAGCAACATGACGCGCACCCACACCGGCCATGCCTTCGGGGCCGAGGGCTACAAGACCGTCGCGTACGAGATCCACGCCGAACTGGGCGTCCCCGCGGCCGTCTTCGTCCCCACCGGCTACGGGGAGCTGCTGTTCGGCATCGGGAAGGGGTTCGCCGAGCTGCGCCGCCTCGGGGTGACGGACCGGGTGCCCCCGCTGATCGCCTGCGAACCGGCGGCCGGCGGACCGCTCGCCGCAGCTTTGGACCGGGGTCTGCCCGCGACGCGGGTGGAGGTCGGCGCCACCGGCGCGGACGGCATCGCCTGCGCGGTGAGCGGGTATCGCGGGGTCCTCGCGGTACGGGACAGTGGCGGCCGCTCGATGCTGCTCACGGACGAGTGCCTGCGCGCCGCGCAGGCCGAGTTGGCCCGCGCCGGGATGTGGGCCGAGCTGTCGGCGGCGGCCGGCCTGGCCGGACTGCGGTCCTGCGCCGTCGGGGAGTTCGACGGGCCGGTGGTCTGCGTCTCCACGTCCAGCGGGTTCAAGGGCCGGGGCGTGGGCGAGGACCGCAGCGAGCCGGTGCCGCCCGAATGGGAGGCCGTACGGGCCCGGCTGCGGGCGGCCGGGCTCGACGACTGA
- a CDS encoding MOSC domain-containing protein (MOSC domain-containing protein [Streptomyces albus J1074];~MOSC domain; pfam03473;~Uncharacterized protein conserved in bacteria [Function unknown];~identified by MetaGeneAnnotator; putative) gives MSTDTDTGADTEAMTAAVVAVSSNGVYSFTKPNQESITLLAGLGVEGDIHAGVTVKHRSRVAKDPTVPNLRQVHLIHTELFEEVAGAGFEVRPGDLGENVTTRGIDLLGLPVGTRLHLGPEAVVEVTGLRNPCAQIDVFRHGLLKQVLGRDEDGRIVRKAGIMSVVLTGGEIRPGDTIRVELPAGPHRRLGRV, from the coding sequence ATGAGCACGGACACGGACACAGGTGCGGACACGGAAGCGATGACGGCCGCCGTCGTCGCGGTCAGCAGCAACGGCGTCTACTCGTTCACCAAGCCCAACCAGGAGAGCATCACGCTCCTCGCCGGGCTCGGCGTCGAGGGCGACATCCACGCCGGTGTCACCGTCAAGCACCGTTCCCGGGTCGCCAAGGACCCCACCGTGCCCAACCTGCGCCAGGTCCACCTCATCCACACCGAACTCTTCGAGGAGGTGGCGGGCGCCGGCTTCGAGGTCCGTCCCGGCGACCTCGGCGAGAACGTCACCACCCGGGGCATCGACCTGCTCGGCCTGCCGGTCGGCACCCGGCTGCACCTCGGCCCCGAGGCCGTCGTGGAGGTCACCGGACTGCGCAACCCCTGCGCCCAGATCGACGTCTTCCGGCACGGACTGCTCAAGCAGGTCCTGGGCCGCGACGAGGACGGTCGGATCGTCCGCAAGGCGGGCATCATGTCGGTCGTGCTGACCGGCGGGGAGATACGGCCGGGCGACACGATCCGCGTCGAGCTCCCGGCCGGCCCGCACCGCCGTCTGGGACGGGTCTGA
- a CDS encoding integral membrane protein (Bacterial signalling protein N terminal repeat; pfam03707;~MHYT domain (predicted integral membrane sensor domain) [Signal transduction mechanisms];~identified by MetaGeneAnnotator; putative;~integral membrane protein [Streptomyces viridochromogenes DSM40736]) — translation MGHLDHATYGWLTPVLSYAMACIGAALALRCTVRALEATGRSRRNWLLTAASANGTGIWTMHFVGMLGFGVTGTDIRYDVPLTLLSLVVAMAVVGIGVFAVGYGRDRSRSLLIGGLTTGIGVASMHYMGMAALRLHGRVSYDPALVALSVVCAVAAATAALWAALNIHRPAAVAVASAVMGAAVSSMHYTGMFAVGIEVTPSTTPLTGASAMQFIFPLAVGLGSYLFITSAFVALSPTAGERAAYASAGRLTEPDERAVDVAPPGFRPGPAPASAQSYAAPGRPAGPVHDPAGTHDAPV, via the coding sequence ATGGGACACCTGGACCACGCCACCTACGGCTGGCTGACACCCGTGCTGTCGTACGCGATGGCCTGTATCGGCGCCGCCCTCGCGCTGCGCTGCACCGTGCGGGCACTGGAAGCGACCGGCCGCTCGCGCCGCAACTGGCTGCTCACCGCCGCCTCCGCCAACGGCACCGGCATCTGGACGATGCACTTCGTCGGCATGCTCGGCTTCGGCGTCACCGGCACCGACATCCGCTACGACGTACCCCTCACCCTCCTCAGCCTCGTCGTCGCCATGGCGGTCGTGGGCATCGGCGTCTTCGCCGTCGGGTACGGAAGGGACCGGAGCCGATCGCTACTGATCGGCGGCCTGACCACCGGCATCGGCGTGGCGAGCATGCACTACATGGGCATGGCCGCGCTCCGGCTGCACGGGCGGGTGTCCTACGATCCCGCCCTCGTCGCCCTCTCCGTCGTCTGCGCGGTCGCGGCGGCCACCGCCGCCCTGTGGGCGGCCCTCAACATCCACCGGCCCGCCGCCGTGGCCGTCGCCTCCGCCGTCATGGGCGCGGCCGTCAGCAGCATGCACTACACCGGCATGTTCGCCGTCGGCATCGAGGTCACTCCGTCCACCACCCCGCTGACCGGGGCCAGCGCCATGCAGTTCATCTTCCCGCTCGCGGTCGGCCTTGGCTCCTATCTCTTCATCACCTCCGCCTTCGTCGCCCTGTCCCCCACGGCGGGGGAACGCGCCGCCTACGCCTCCGCCGGGCGGTTGACCGAACCCGACGAGCGCGCCGTCGACGTCGCACCCCCCGGTTTCCGCCCCGGGCCCGCCCCCGCATCGGCCCAGTCCTACGCCGCCCCCGGCCGGCCGGCCGGTCCGGTGCACGATCCGGCCGGCACCCACGACGCACCGGTCTGA
- a CDS encoding integral membrane protein (identified by MetaGeneAnnotator; putative;~integral membrane protein [Streptomyces davawensis JCM4913]) translates to MGEPESVTNGVTAGSGAAADNAADDADDADDADSLFVLTAALLTPARFPTVLGDDYPESCAALGIGPRTDGYGLVFGQDGTGARWTVVIDDVSLVAVAIASWDCGMEYDLSPDERSVIRVLPGWPLAVATSAPGLPAPHDPAPEEDSPPPLTPPDGTAWGPAQRRLGADLVALQWAEWRARMGGDGEGAENEAGPEGPSGAEGAGTGDGSPGPYRTVRQVLEELAGYVEKPPPVGRVRSAFGGGEAHVLRADGPGWSLVARTDDMAFVLLDDAPHEVLPVTRGPRLPALLTALDALAVRPG, encoded by the coding sequence ATGGGTGAACCGGAATCCGTCACGAACGGCGTCACCGCCGGATCCGGCGCAGCCGCCGACAACGCCGCCGACGACGCCGACGACGCCGACGACGCCGACTCGCTGTTCGTCCTGACGGCGGCCCTGCTCACACCGGCGCGGTTCCCCACCGTGCTCGGCGACGACTATCCGGAGTCCTGCGCGGCGCTCGGCATCGGGCCGCGGACGGACGGGTACGGGCTGGTCTTCGGTCAGGACGGGACGGGCGCCCGGTGGACCGTGGTGATCGACGACGTGTCCCTGGTCGCCGTCGCCATCGCCTCCTGGGACTGCGGCATGGAGTACGACCTCTCGCCCGACGAACGGTCCGTGATCCGCGTGCTGCCGGGCTGGCCGCTCGCCGTCGCCACCTCCGCCCCCGGACTTCCCGCACCGCACGATCCGGCTCCCGAAGAGGACTCCCCGCCACCACTCACCCCACCGGACGGCACCGCGTGGGGACCGGCCCAACGGCGCCTGGGTGCCGACCTGGTGGCATTGCAGTGGGCCGAGTGGCGCGCCCGGATGGGCGGGGACGGCGAAGGCGCCGAGAACGAGGCGGGGCCCGAGGGCCCATCCGGGGCCGAGGGTGCCGGGACGGGCGACGGCTCCCCCGGCCCGTACCGTACCGTCCGCCAGGTGCTCGAAGAACTGGCCGGGTACGTCGAGAAGCCGCCGCCCGTCGGGCGGGTCCGGTCCGCCTTCGGCGGCGGCGAGGCACACGTGCTGCGGGCCGACGGCCCCGGCTGGTCGCTGGTGGCGCGTACGGACGACATGGCCTTCGTCCTCCTCGACGACGCGCCGCACGAAGTCCTGCCGGTGACCCGCGGCCCACGGCTCCCCGCCTTGCTCACGGCGCTGGACGCGCTGGCGGTACGACCCGGCTGA
- a CDS encoding fatty acid desaturase (Fatty acid desaturase; pfam00487;~PFAM: Fatty acid desaturase, type 1; KEGG: sma:SAV_1591 delta-6 fatty acid desaturase;~The Delta6 Fatty Acid Desaturase (Delta6-FADS)-like CD includes the integral-membrane enzymes: delta-4, delta-5, delta-6, delta-8, delta-8-sphingolipid, and delta-11 desaturases foundin vertebrates, higher plants, fungi, and bacteria. These desaturases...; cd03506;~fatty acid desaturase [Streptomyces violaceusniger Tu4113];~identified by MetaGeneAnnotator; putative;~putative di-iron ligands [ion binding]) has product MPQATAAPLAPPAASPAPDRARRPRAGSEFAPLLRTVKEQGLLVHRPGWYARDIAVTLLGVAAVITALTLIGPSWWTLPLALPLALLSARAAFVGHDAGHAQITGNRRVSRFVQLVHANLLLGMSREWWNDKHNRHHAHPNHLDKDPDVAADILVFADHQAAGRTGLRGFLTRHQAWLFFPLTTLEGIALKVYGIQSLLSRTGPCRTRRDRLVEGALLLAHVAGYAALLLTLLTPLQALVFALLHQMLFGLHLGLAFAPNHKGMERPDNHPDGDSWGHLRRQVLTSRNIRGGAVTDWFLGGLNYQIEHHLFPSMPRPHLRLARPAVLAHCRALGLPYTETGFADSYRQVLGHLHEVGAPLRAEGVA; this is encoded by the coding sequence ATGCCCCAGGCCACCGCCGCGCCCCTCGCGCCGCCCGCCGCGTCACCCGCCCCGGACCGCGCCCGCCGCCCCCGTGCCGGCAGCGAGTTCGCGCCCCTCCTGCGTACCGTCAAGGAACAGGGACTCCTCGTCCACCGCCCCGGCTGGTACGCCCGGGACATCGCGGTCACCCTCCTCGGCGTCGCCGCCGTGATCACCGCACTCACCCTCATCGGCCCCTCCTGGTGGACGCTGCCGCTCGCCCTCCCTCTCGCGCTGCTCTCCGCCCGCGCCGCCTTCGTCGGCCACGACGCGGGCCACGCCCAGATCACCGGAAACCGCCGCGTCAGCCGGTTCGTCCAGCTCGTCCACGCCAACCTGCTCCTCGGCATGAGCCGCGAATGGTGGAACGACAAGCACAACCGCCACCACGCCCACCCCAACCACCTCGACAAGGACCCCGACGTCGCCGCCGACATCCTGGTCTTCGCCGACCACCAGGCCGCCGGCCGCACCGGACTGCGCGGCTTCCTCACCCGCCACCAGGCCTGGCTCTTCTTCCCGCTGACCACCTTGGAGGGCATCGCCCTCAAGGTGTACGGGATCCAGTCCCTGCTCTCCCGCACCGGACCCTGCCGCACCCGCCGCGACCGCCTCGTCGAGGGAGCCCTGCTCCTCGCCCACGTCGCCGGCTACGCGGCCCTGCTCCTGACCCTGCTGACCCCGCTCCAGGCCCTCGTCTTCGCGCTCCTGCACCAGATGCTGTTCGGCCTCCACCTGGGCCTCGCCTTCGCCCCCAACCACAAGGGCATGGAGCGTCCCGACAACCACCCGGACGGCGATTCCTGGGGCCACCTGCGCCGCCAGGTCCTCACCTCCCGCAACATCCGCGGCGGCGCCGTCACCGACTGGTTCCTCGGCGGGCTCAACTACCAGATCGAGCACCACCTCTTCCCGAGCATGCCGCGGCCCCATCTGCGCCTCGCCCGGCCCGCCGTGCTCGCCCACTGCCGGGCGCTCGGGCTCCCGTACACCGAGACCGGCTTCGCCGACTCGTACCGGCAGGTCCTCGGGCATCTGCACGAGGTGGGCGCACCGCTGCGCGCCGAGGGGGTCGCATAG